The sequence CGTGTAAAGGGTGGCATTTTAATATGCGTTTCACTGTTAACCAACTACCTTTTATCATTCCAAACCTGCGCAATGCCTCAATTCCGTAATTAGAGCACGTAGGATTAAAACGACAACGAGGCCCCAACAGAGGACTAA comes from Proteus vulgaris and encodes:
- the yidD gene encoding membrane protein insertion efficiency factor YidD, encoding MASSLSLGSKVLILLIRGYQLGISPLLGPRCRFNPTCSNYGIEALRRFGMIKGSWLTVKRILKCHPLHEGGDDPVPPRKNDDNREN